CATTTGCTTGAGGGTTGATTTGCGCAAGCCACGACCAGGGCACAGCAGCGAGAGTGCTTCGAGAATGTTGGTTTTCCCTGCGCCGTTATGCCCCGTGAGAATCACAGGCTTTGCAGGCAACTCGAGCGACAACGTGCGATAATTGCGGAAATTCTCGAGCGTGAGTTTGGTAATGGCGTGGGGTGAGTTCATGAATGCAACCTATCAGACAAATGCTGAACGCAGCAAGTTGGATGCAGTGCAAGGAATCACCGCTCGCAGAAGCGGAGCGTGCGTTTCGGTATGTGAGCATTCGAGAACGGAGATGACGACGCAATCCGCCAACTTCATGCGTTCAATCACACGCGCATTGGCATGATGACGTAAAGCGCGCCGACATCCGCAGGGTCACGCACGATCGTTGGTGACGCAGAATCCGCGAATACGAATTGCGCTACTTCACCCTCGATTTGCTGCATCATGTCGAGCAGGTAACGTGAGTTAAACCCAATCTCCACCGTGTCTGCGCCATAGGAAACGGCGAGTTCTTCGGTTGCAGTGCCCTGCTCGCTTGCGCTTGCAGTGAGCGTCAGTTTGCTTGGGTTCAGCGCGAGTTTGATGCCGCGTGATTTCTCGGAGGTAATTACTGAAACACGGTCAACCGCCGCGCTGAAAATTTTACCGTCCACTTCCATGATTTTGTCGTTACCGGTTGGGATAACGCGCTCATAGTCTGGGAAGGTACCGTCAATCAGTTTGCTGACAAGCACTGCATTACCCACTGCGAATTTGATTTTGGTTTCCGACATGGAAATTTCCACCGTGTCGCCACCTTCTTCAACGAGTTTGTAGAGCTCGCCAACGGTTTTGCGTGGAATGATAACGCCTGGAATTTTCGCCGCACCATCTGGCAGCGCCACTTCCATACGCGCCAAGCGGTGGCCGTCTGTTGCCACTGCACGCAGTACCGCAGCACCCGCGTTGTTCGCAGCATGCAGGTAAATACCGTTGAGGTAGTAACGCGTTTCCTCGGTCGAAATCGCGAAGCGGGTTTTCTCGAGCAGCGCTTTGCACTCGGCAGGCGTAATGGTGAAGCTATGCGCCAAGTCACCTTCGGCCATTACGGGGAAGTCGTCCACCGGCAGGGCAGCGAGCGAGAATTTCGACTGGCCTGCTTTAATCGTCAGCTTGCCTGAGTCACCCAATTTCAATTCAACATTCGAGCCGTCTGGAAGCTTGCGCACGATTTCCCAGAACATGTGAGCAGGAACAGTGGTCGCACCTTTGTCACCCACTTCGGCTTTGACGCGCTCAACAATCGCGATTTCCATGTCGGTTGCTGTTAATGCCAGCTCACCGTTTGCCGCTTCGAGCTTTACGTTCGCAAGAATGGGAATAGTCCCGCGACGCTCCACCACAGACTGGATGGGAGCAAGTGCCTTCATGAGTACTGCGCGTTCAATGACTAGCTTCATAGTTTTTCTCTGAATTTTAGTAGGTTAGTGCGATGATGCGCTCGTTATATAGGAGCGGCCAAACGGCGTGCAAGGAAAGTTGAAACTTATCCACAATTGCTTTGCTTCCCGCGTCATGGCGCATTAGAAAGAGCGCAGAACAAGGGGTTGCATATGAAGGGTATTATTCTCTTAGGGGGTCGTGGCTCACGCCTTTATCCCGTTACGAATTGCATCAATAAGCATCTATTGCCTGTCTATGACAAGCCAATGGTCTATTACCCCTTATCCACGCTCATGCTCGGCGGCATTCGTGAATATCTCATGATTTCCTCGCCCGAGGACCTACCGCAATTCAAACAGCTCTTTGGCGATGGTTCCCGCCTTGGTTTGAAGATTACCTATGCTGAGCAGGCAGAGCCGAAAGGCATTGCCCAAGCGTTCACGATTGGCGAGAAATTTATTGGCAAGGAACCCGTGACGCTCATATTAGGCGATAACATCTTCTATGGTGACGCAATTCAGCAGCGCTTGCAAAGCGCGATTAGCGATAATGTCGGCGGCACGATTTTCGCCTACCGCGTGCGCGACCCGCAGCGTTTTGGCGTGGTGAGTGTCGATAAAAACGGCAAAGCCACCAAGATTATCGAGAAGCCAAAAGACCCTGAGTCCAACTGGGCGGTGACGGGGCTTTATGTCTATAACAACGACGTGATTGAGATTGCTAAGAACCTCAAACCTTCAGGACGCGGCGAACTCGAAATTACGGACGTGAATGCTGAGTATCTTAAACGTGGCAGTTTGAATGTGAAATTCTGGGGTCGCGGTCTTGCGTGGCTGGATGCAGGTACGCACGACTCATTGCTCGAATCAGGTGACTTTGTGCGCATCGTTGAAAAGCGCCAAGGTCAGAAACTGGCTTGCCTCGAAGAGATTGCGTATCGCAAAGGCTTCATCAGCTTTGAGCAGTTCGAAACCATCGTCGCGAACATGCCGTCTTCCACTTATAAAAGCGATGCGGAAGCAATCCTCAAGGAAGAAGCAGAGCTTAGGGCTGCTGCTTAAGCATGCGACTTCGCCACGCATTCGTTTTACTGGGGCTTTTGGTCGTAGGCTGGTTGCTATACACCCGCCTCGCCACGCCGATGCCCGCCTATATTGATGGGGTAAACGCTGCCAAACTTACCGAGGCCAGTATTTTCGTCGATAATCTCGATTACGCTGACGATGTCGCCGCACAGCTTTCAGGCACTAAATTACGCGTATTAACGGTGTGCAATGCTGTGAACCCCAAGTCACTTTTCACCTATCTTGACCGTAGCGGCGCAGATGCGTTTGATGCTCAAGAATGGCTGAAAGAAGCAATTATAGAACGCCGCGATGCGCTGAAATGTCTCTTCGATTCAAACGAACGTGCTCAGGCAGAGCTTATGGAAGCGCGCGTGCCTGATGTCGTTTCCGCCTATCAGGATTTTTTAGACAGCCCCGCAGCGCGTAATGCCATGGGTGACATTATTGTTGTCCGCACGCGGCCCATTCGTGAACTGCGTGACGTGCCTTGGACTACTCAAAAAGTTGCAATGATTATCGAGGACGAGAAGCAACAACGAACCGTCTATGTGTATCGGCAGGTTGCTCGCTAACGAAAAGGGGCGGCGCTCTTGCGTGCGCCGCCCCTTCCCGTTGTTAACCCTTAGGAGGTTATTCTTACGTGGCTGACTGCAGCATACGCATCAGCAATTCAACATCATCTGCGAACTCCTGATCGGCTTTGCAGATTTCGTCGATGCGCTTCACTGCGTGCATGACCGTCGTGTGATCTTTGCCACCGAATTTACGGCCAATCTCTGGCAGCGACTTGGTGGTGAGCTTTTTCGCTAAATACATCGCCACCTGACGTGGACGAGCAATCGCCACCGAACGACGCGCCGAGTGCATGTCGCTGATTTTGATATTGTAATGCGCTGCGACTTTCTTCTGAATGTCTTCAATCGTGATGCGACGATCATTCGCACGAAGAATATCGTAGAGAACCTCTTGTGTGCTTTCGAGCGTGATAGGCGTGCCTACCAATGTCGTGTGCGCCACAACGCGGTTCAATGCACCTTCCAGTTCACGCACATTGCTGGTGATCTTGTGCGCCAAGAATTCCAGTACGCGGGCAGGAACATGCACATGTGGCATTTTCTCGACCTTCGACTGGAGAATGCCCAGACGTAGTTCATAGGTGGTGGTGTGAATGTCTGCCACCAAGCCCCAACCGAGACGTGAACGGATGCGCTCTTCCATGCCTTCCAACTCGTTTGGCGAGCGGTCAGCCGAGATGATGAGCTGCTTGTTCTGGTCGATCAGCGCGTTGAAGGTGTGGAAGAATTCTTCCTGCGTTGACTCTTTACCAGCGATGAACTGCACATCATCGACCATCAAGACATCTACCGAACGGAAATATTCTTTGAAGGTCATGGTCTCTTTAGTGCGCAGGGCGCGGATGAAGAGGTACATGAATTTCTCAGCCGAGAGATAGACCACTTTGCGCGCAGGATCGGTACGGCGGATGTGCCAAGCGATGGCGTGCATCAAGTGCGTTTTACCAAGACCAACACCACCATATAAGAAGAGCGGGTTACCGCCTTGGGTGACGCTTGAGCTTTCCGACACGCGGCGTGCCGCAGCATGCGCGAGCTCGTTTGGTTTGCCTACGACAAAGTTGTCGAAGGTATAACGAGGATCAAGTGGCGCACTGATTGTATCTGGATTCAGTGGCTTGTCTTCGTTAGCAGCGTTGAGCATCGCTGCTTCGATATTGATGTTGCTTGGTGCATTCTGCACAGGGTTCACCATGACTGGTTCCGCCTTCACGAAAATATCCACCGAGTGAATCGTCTGGTCCTCTTGGCACCAGAAGCGCAAGATATTATCGGCATAATGCGAAAGTATCCACTCACGCATGAAGCGGGTTGGTACAGTCACCATCACCTGACCATTCTTCACATCCGCTAGTTTGAGCGGTTGTAACCAGCTTTTGAAAATTGCCTCACCATAGGCGTTACGTAAGCGCTCACGTACGCGCTCCCATTTTGCGAGGTGTTCGGGCTTGCCTTGATAGTATGCGATCGATTCATTCATTTTTTTATTACTCCGTTACGCTTGCTCCCAGGGGAGCTTAGCTGCCTTCCAGCCAGTTACCTGACCGCGTTGGCGATGTTCATTCGATTCACCCTCAAATCCCCCTGCAACATTGTAACAGTGTGTATAGCCCGCAGCAGTCGCAGCGATTGCCGCATCGAGCGAGCGCCCACCCGTCTTGCACAGGAAGTACAAGGGGGCGGTTTTATCCGATATGGCGGCGCTCAACTGGTTGATAAAACCAGTATTGACCTCCATCGTCGGATAGAGCTTCCACGATACGCAATGTGTCTTCTTACCAAGTGCATCTAGTGTTGGTACACCCGCGAATACCCATTCGGGCTGGGTGCGAACATCCACTAGCTGCGCTTTAGAATCAGACTCCAATGCCTGCCAAGCTTGTTGAGGGGCTACGTCACCAGAGTACGACGCTTTCTCAACATTGGCACGCACGTGATTCATCACGCATCCTTATTCAGTTACATGTTGGTGCCTACTGGAGAACCCAGCAGACAATAGCAAAGGGTTTGCCACCTTACGTAGGTAGCGACACACACGAGTTGGTATTCTAATGTTAGGGCTAGGCCGCGGCGCGAAGTGACTTGACGCGCGAGGCAAGACGGGAAACTTTGCGCGATGCCGTGCCGAGCTTTAATACGCCCTTGCTAACGCCACGCATGATTTCCGGTTGCGCTTGCCGAAGCGCTTCTTGTGCACCCTTAGCGTCTCCGGTTGCAATCGCCGCTTCGACCTTCTTGATGAAGGTACGGATACGGGTCACGCGTGAACGGTTAACCGCATTGCGGCGTTCCGTCTGACGGATACGTTTTTGGGCTGACTTATGATGTGCCATGGTTTACCCATTTTGTTGTATGTCTCTCGGGCGGTATTGCCAAAGAGGATGGTATGTCTACTTACGAGATATCCACACGTCAAGCACAAGAAACGTGCTGTTTCTAAAAAAATTTGATTGACGACTCTAGGCCTTGGAAATCCTAGGTTTTTTGGCTATATTTTTGTTTGGTTGACAGGTCGCACAAAAGTAGCTAGCCCGCCCCGCCTGCACCATGTGGATGATTTCACGACCACACGCAACACAAGGCTCACCCTCGCGTTCATAGACATTGAAGCGATGTTGGAAATAGCCAGTTGCACCATCCGAATGCACGAAATCACGTAGTGTTGAGCCACCTGAGTCTATCGCTGCACGGAGTGTTTTCTGTATCGCTTTCACTAATTGAGGAGTGCGCGAAACCACGTGTTTTGCAGGGGTTTGTGGATGAATGCCTGCTAAAAACAAGCTCTCACTTGCATAGATATTTCCCACGCCGACGACCACTTCCTGATTCATGATGACAGGTTTGATAGGACCATTGCGCCGCGCCAATGCTTCTTGCAAATACGCTGCGTTAAAATCGCTGGAAAGCGGCTCTGGCGCTAAATGTGCAAATAGCGGGTGCTTCTCGGTAGTGGCGGTGGTGAGCACGTCGATAATGCCAAAACGGCGTGGATCATGAAAGACCACTGCGTGGTCATGCATTTCGAAAATCACATGGTCGTGTTTGAGAGCCTTATATTTATTGGGTTTTACGATACGCATAGACCCCGACATACCCAAATGCACGAGAATGGATTTACCGTTCGCAAGGTCGATGAGTATGTATTTGGCGCGGCGCCTTAGCGCCGTTATTTTCTGGCCTGAAACGGTTTTTTCGAATGTTCTTGGAATCGGCGTGCGCAAATCACGGCGATTCACCGTTACTGCCTTAATCGTTTTATTTAGAATAACCGGCTCCAAGCCCCGCTTGGTGGTTTCCACTTCGGGTAGTTCGGGCATGGGTTGCTTCCTTCTGTAAAAACTTGTATCAGCCGCCATGAACATAGGTAACGCATGAACAATTCGCAAACGCATTTCGGCTACGAGACCATCGACGCATCAGAGAAGGTGACGCGCGTAAGAGGTGTATTTAGTTCGGTCGCAAGCAATTACGACATCATGAATGATCTGATGAGCGCGGGCATGCACCGCTTGTGGAAAGATACATTCGTTTCGAAAGTACATGCCGATGCGAATAGCACATTGCTCGATGTAGCGGGTGGCACGGGTGATATCGCGGTGCGGCTTTATAAGAAGACAGGTGCGGCTGTAAATGTTTGTGACATTAATGAACAGATGCTGCGCGCAGGGCAAGACCGCCAGTTCGATAAAGGCGAAACAGCTAAGTTACGTTGGGTTTGTGGTAATGCCGAGTCACTCCCCCTGCCCGACAACTCGGTGGATGTGTATACGATTGCGTTTGGATTACGTAACGTTACGGATATTCCCAAGGCACTAAAAGAAGCGCATCGCGTGCTCAAAATTGGCGGGCAGTTCTTGTGCCTTGAGTTCAGCAAGGTGAATGAGCCATTGCTTGCAAAGATCTACGAGAAATATTCCTTCAACATCATTCCCAAGATCGGCGAGTTGGTCGCGAAGGACCGTGCGTCTTACCAGTATCTGGTTGAGTCGATTCGCATGTTCCCCAAACAGCGCGAGCTCGTGAAACTCATGGAATCTTGCGGCTTCGGACGCGTTACATTTGATAACTTATCTTTAGGCGTTGTGGCCATTCACCAAGGCTGGAAAATCTAATGGAAGATGTAAGATACAGCCTTCGTTTGCTTGGTTTGGCCTATATCCTAGCACGCCATGATGCGACGTTTGTATGTGACGTTATCAAACTTCCTCTCCCTGTCCGTGTATTTTTCTGGCTCATCACCAAGCGTAATAGAAAAGCCAATAAAGGTGTTCGACTTGGCAATGCGCTTCAGCAGATGGGGCCAAGTTTCATTAAGGCGGGCCAAGCACTCTCCACGCGCGGTGATTTGATTGGCGTTGAATTGGCGGAAGGTTTGGTGTCGCTGCAAGATAAATTACCACCGTTTGATGGTGCTATCGCCAAGCAGATTATCGAGGCCGAGCTTGGTGACACGATTGAGAATCTCTTCACATGGTTTGAGCATGATGCAACCGCCGCCGCATCGATTGCGCAGGTGCATTTTGCGACCACAAAAGACGGTAAAGACGTTGCGGTGAAGGTTCTACGCCCACATATCGAAGCGGCATTCGCACGCGATATCGCGCTGCTTTACTGGATTGCAAAAAAGATCGCCAAGCGTATGCCACGCTTAAAACCTGTTGAGGTTGTTAAAACCTTTGAGGAAACCATTCGTGTTGAATTGGATTTGCGATTTGAAGCCGCCGCCGCCGAAGAACTGAAAGAAAATACCAAGCACGATCCAGAATTTTATGTCGTGGCGGTCGATTGGGTGCGTACCGCGAAGCGCGTGCTCACCACCGAGCGTATTCGTGGATTCCACGCCAGCGACAAAGCGGGCATGGAAGCGGCAGGTATCGACACCACTAAAATTACCGAGAAAGCGGCAACTGCTTTCTTCAACCAAGTATTCCGCGACGGATTTTTCCATGCCGATATGCACCCAGGCAATTTGTTCGTGCTGCCAGATGGTCGCCTAGCACCTGTTGATTTTGGCATCATGGGGCGTATTGACCATGCCAACCAATTAGTGCTCGCGGAGATTCTCTACGGATTCCTGAAAGGTGATTATCAGCGCGTTGCACGCGTTCACTATGATGCTGGGTGGATACCGCCGCATGTGTCGGTTGATTTATTTGCGCAGGCATGCCGTGGCGTTGGCCAACCCATGATGGGCAAAGCGCTCAATGAAATCTCGGTGGGGCGTTTGCTTGGCCAGTTGATTGATATTGGCACTATGTTTGAAATGGAAACCCAGCCACATTTGATTTTATTGCAAAAAACCATGATGACCGCCGAGGGCGTAGGCCGTGGTCTCAATCCAAATGTGAATATGTGGCAATTGGCGGAACCGCTCATTACCCAGTGGGCTCAGGAGAACTTCTCGCCGCGTGCAAAACTGCGTGATTTCGCACGTGAGGCGCTGGAAGTCTTGCGCGAATCACCCACCGTATTACGAGAAATACGTGCCTATTTGGGCGAATTACAGGCAAAAAACGCATAGTTTCGTGCCGCAATAGTTGCGAGAGCCACAGCTACCCTCTATAAGCCCTGTATGGCATTACCTCGTTCCATTCTGCTCATTATCACCGGCTCGGTTGCCGCGTATAAAAGCCTTGAGTTGATTCGTCTGCTCAAAGAGCGCGGCGTGGAAGTGCATGCGATTTTAAGTAAGGGTGGCGCAGAGTTTATTACGCCGCTTGCCGTGTCATCGCTCACGGGCACACAAACCTATCATGATTTATTCTCGCTCACGGACGAAGTGGCGATGGGACATATTGAACTGTCTCGTATTGCCGAATTAGTGTTGGTTGCGCCCGCCAGTGCCGATGTTTTGGCAAAGATGGCCGCAGGGTTAGCGAGTGATTTAGCAACAACCGCTCTACTTGCGACCGATAAACCCGTTATCGTTGCGCCAGCGATGAATCACAAAATGTGGTCACACGCGGCGACGCAACGCAACGTCGCCCAACTGAAAGCGGACGGCATTCGTTTCATCGACCCTACCGAAGGCGCGATGGCATGTGGTGAATATGGCGTTGGCCGCATGGCTGAACCTGCCGAGATTGTGCGCTTCATTACCGAACACTCCTCTGCACGAAGCGGTGTTTTGAAAGGTAAGAGAGCTATCGTTACAAGCGGCCCTACGCATGAGCCCGTTGACCCTGTACGTTTTCTTGGCAATCACGCTTCTGGAAAACAAGGTCACGCCGTTGCCGCAGCACTTGCAGCACATGGCGCAGAAGTTACGCTGATTAGCGGTCCCGTGCAAATTCCTACGCCTGCGGGTGTAAAACTGGTGGCTGTGCAAACCGCAGATGAAATGCATGATGCGGTGATGCGCGCATTGCCTGCAGATATTTTTGTGGGTGCGGCAGCAGTTGCCGACTGGCGAATGACCCATGTTTCGCCGCATAAAATAAAAAAGCACGGCGCTGTCTCGAAGCTTACGCTGGAACTCATTCCCACGCGCGATATTCTGGCGGAAGTGGCCAAGCACAAAATGCGCCCAGACCTTGTGATTGGTTTTGCTGCTGAAACGGATGCGGTGAAAGACTATGCGCGCAAGAAGCTGCAAGCCAAAGGCAGCGATTTCGTGCTCGGCAACGATGTAGAAGGCGGCAAAGTGTTTGGCGCGGATGAAAACACCATTTTATTTGTAACAGCCAAAGGCGAAACGAAGTGGCCAAAAATGAGTAAGCTCGCCGTAGGTGAAAAGCTGGTACAAGAAATTATCGAATCTCTCTCCACTTCTAAAAAACGAAAGAACGCATCATGAGTAAATCTGTTTCTATTTCCGTTACGCGCCTTCCTCACGGCAAGGATCTTGCCCTACCCGCTTACGCAACCGAACATAGCGCAGGTATGGATTTGTTGGCAGCAATCGATGCGCCTATTACGCTAAACCCAAATGAACGCAAACTCGTGCCCACTGGTATCGCGATTGCGTTGCCAGATGGCTTTGAAGCACAGGTGCGCCCTCGCTCTGGCCTTGCGCTTAAAAGTGGCATTAGCATAGTGAATGCGCCTGGCACGGTGGATGCAGATTATCGCGGCGAAGTGGGTGTGATTCTGATCAACACTTCGACAGAAGCCTTCACGATTGAGCGTGGCATGCGCATTGCGCAAATGGTGATTGCACCCTACACACGCGCGCAATGGAGCGAAGTACTGGAACTGCCAACGTCTGACCGTGGTGCAGGTGGATTCGGCTCAACAGGCACGAAAGGTTAGTCATGCGTAAATCACTTGATCATCTCGATAAGGCGGGCCGTGGCCGCGTGTATGACTCCATTTTAGAAACGCTCGGCAACACGCCGCTCGTTAAGTTGCACCGTATTGCAGAGCAAGCGGGCGCAGTGGCAGACGTGTATGCAAAGCTGGAGTTTTTCAACCCACTTTCCTCTGTCAAAGACCGCATTGCATTGTCGATGGTGGAAGCCGCCGAAGAGGCAGGTGTCATCACCAAGGATTCAGTGCTGGTGGAGCCAACTTCCGGCAATACAGGGATTGCACTTGCATTTGTGTGTGCGGCAAAAGGCTACAAGCTGGTGTTGACGATGCCTGAAAGCATGTCGATGGAACGTCGCAAGATGCTCAAATTCTTGGGCGCTGAGTTGGAGCTCACGCCTGCTGCTAAAGGTATGCGTGGTGCGATTGAGAAGGCAGAAGAAATTGTCGCCGCGAATAAGAACGCCATCATGCTTCAGCAATTCAACAACCCTTCCAACCCTGCGATTCACGTGCGCACAACGGGTCATGAAATCTGGAATGACACGCAAGGCAAAGTGGATGTGTTCATCACGGGCGTGGGTACGGGCGGCACGATTACGGGTACAGGAACTGTGCTGAAAGAGAAAAACCCTAACATCAAAATCATCGCCGTTGAGCCAGAGGAAAGCCCTGTTATTTCGGGTGGCAACCCTGGCCCACATAAAATTCAAGGTATTGGTGCGGGTTTTATTCCCAATAACTTGAAGCGCGAATTGATCGACGAAGTGGTCACCGTGACGAGTGACGAGGCGTTTGCTACCTCACGCCAAC
This sequence is a window from Alphaproteobacteria bacterium. Protein-coding genes within it:
- the dut gene encoding dUTP diphosphatase translates to MSKSVSISVTRLPHGKDLALPAYATEHSAGMDLLAAIDAPITLNPNERKLVPTGIAIALPDGFEAQVRPRSGLALKSGISIVNAPGTVDADYRGEVGVILINTSTEAFTIERGMRIAQMVIAPYTRAQWSEVLELPTSDRGAGGFGSTGTKG
- the ubiB gene encoding 2-polyprenylphenol 6-hydroxylase; the encoded protein is MEDVRYSLRLLGLAYILARHDATFVCDVIKLPLPVRVFFWLITKRNRKANKGVRLGNALQQMGPSFIKAGQALSTRGDLIGVELAEGLVSLQDKLPPFDGAIAKQIIEAELGDTIENLFTWFEHDATAAASIAQVHFATTKDGKDVAVKVLRPHIEAAFARDIALLYWIAKKIAKRMPRLKPVEVVKTFEETIRVELDLRFEAAAAEELKENTKHDPEFYVVAVDWVRTAKRVLTTERIRGFHASDKAGMEAAGIDTTKITEKAATAFFNQVFRDGFFHADMHPGNLFVLPDGRLAPVDFGIMGRIDHANQLVLAEILYGFLKGDYQRVARVHYDAGWIPPHVSVDLFAQACRGVGQPMMGKALNEISVGRLLGQLIDIGTMFEMETQPHLILLQKTMMTAEGVGRGLNPNVNMWQLAEPLITQWAQENFSPRAKLRDFAREALEVLRESPTVLREIRAYLGELQAKNA
- a CDS encoding DNA polymerase III subunit beta; its protein translation is MKLVIERAVLMKALAPIQSVVERRGTIPILANVKLEAANGELALTATDMEIAIVERVKAEVGDKGATTVPAHMFWEIVRKLPDGSNVELKLGDSGKLTIKAGQSKFSLAALPVDDFPVMAEGDLAHSFTITPAECKALLEKTRFAISTEETRYYLNGIYLHAANNAGAAVLRAVATDGHRLARMEVALPDGAAKIPGVIIPRKTVGELYKLVEEGGDTVEISMSETKIKFAVGNAVLVSKLIDGTFPDYERVIPTGNDKIMEVDGKIFSAAVDRVSVITSEKSRGIKLALNPSKLTLTASASEQGTATEELAVSYGADTVEIGFNSRYLLDMMQQIEGEVAQFVFADSASPTIVRDPADVGALYVIMPMRV
- a CDS encoding rhodanese-like domain-containing protein, whose product is MNHVRANVEKASYSGDVAPQQAWQALESDSKAQLVDVRTQPEWVFAGVPTLDALGKKTHCVSWKLYPTMEVNTGFINQLSAAISDKTAPLYFLCKTGGRSLDAAIAATAAGYTHCYNVAGGFEGESNEHRQRGQVTGWKAAKLPWEQA
- the dnaA gene encoding chromosomal replication initiator protein DnaA, with translation MNESIAYYQGKPEHLAKWERVRERLRNAYGEAIFKSWLQPLKLADVKNGQVMVTVPTRFMREWILSHYADNILRFWCQEDQTIHSVDIFVKAEPVMVNPVQNAPSNINIEAAMLNAANEDKPLNPDTISAPLDPRYTFDNFVVGKPNELAHAAARRVSESSSVTQGGNPLFLYGGVGLGKTHLMHAIAWHIRRTDPARKVVYLSAEKFMYLFIRALRTKETMTFKEYFRSVDVLMVDDVQFIAGKESTQEEFFHTFNALIDQNKQLIISADRSPNELEGMEERIRSRLGWGLVADIHTTTYELRLGILQSKVEKMPHVHVPARVLEFLAHKITSNVRELEGALNRVVAHTTLVGTPITLESTQEVLYDILRANDRRITIEDIQKKVAAHYNIKISDMHSARRSVAIARPRQVAMYLAKKLTTKSLPEIGRKFGGKDHTTVMHAVKRIDEICKADQEFADDVELLMRMLQSAT
- the cysK gene encoding cysteine synthase A: MRKSLDHLDKAGRGRVYDSILETLGNTPLVKLHRIAEQAGAVADVYAKLEFFNPLSSVKDRIALSMVEAAEEAGVITKDSVLVEPTSGNTGIALAFVCAAKGYKLVLTMPESMSMERRKMLKFLGAELELTPAAKGMRGAIEKAEEIVAANKNAIMLQQFNNPSNPAIHVRTTGHEIWNDTQGKVDVFITGVGTGGTITGTGTVLKEKNPNIKIIAVEPEESPVISGGNPGPHKIQGIGAGFIPNNLKRELIDEVVTVTSDEAFATSRQLSLLEGIPAGISSGATVAAALKVAARPDMKGKMIVVIVASAAERYISTSLFAEA
- the rpsT gene encoding 30S ribosomal protein S20 yields the protein MAHHKSAQKRIRQTERRNAVNRSRVTRIRTFIKKVEAAIATGDAKGAQEALRQAQPEIMRGVSKGVLKLGTASRKVSRLASRVKSLRAAA
- the ubiE gene encoding bifunctional demethylmenaquinone methyltransferase/2-methoxy-6-polyprenyl-1,4-benzoquinol methylase UbiE, which encodes MNNSQTHFGYETIDASEKVTRVRGVFSSVASNYDIMNDLMSAGMHRLWKDTFVSKVHADANSTLLDVAGGTGDIAVRLYKKTGAAVNVCDINEQMLRAGQDRQFDKGETAKLRWVCGNAESLPLPDNSVDVYTIAFGLRNVTDIPKALKEAHRVLKIGGQFLCLEFSKVNEPLLAKIYEKYSFNIIPKIGELVAKDRASYQYLVESIRMFPKQRELVKLMESCGFGRVTFDNLSLGVVAIHQGWKI
- the mutM gene encoding bifunctional DNA-formamidopyrimidine glycosylase/DNA-(apurinic or apyrimidinic site) lyase, producing the protein MPELPEVETTKRGLEPVILNKTIKAVTVNRRDLRTPIPRTFEKTVSGQKITALRRRAKYILIDLANGKSILVHLGMSGSMRIVKPNKYKALKHDHVIFEMHDHAVVFHDPRRFGIIDVLTTATTEKHPLFAHLAPEPLSSDFNAAYLQEALARRNGPIKPVIMNQEVVVGVGNIYASESLFLAGIHPQTPAKHVVSRTPQLVKAIQKTLRAAIDSGGSTLRDFVHSDGATGYFQHRFNVYEREGEPCVACGREIIHMVQAGRASYFCATCQPNKNIAKKPRISKA
- the coaBC gene encoding bifunctional phosphopantothenoylcysteine decarboxylase/phosphopantothenate--cysteine ligase CoaBC → MALPRSILLIITGSVAAYKSLELIRLLKERGVEVHAILSKGGAEFITPLAVSSLTGTQTYHDLFSLTDEVAMGHIELSRIAELVLVAPASADVLAKMAAGLASDLATTALLATDKPVIVAPAMNHKMWSHAATQRNVAQLKADGIRFIDPTEGAMACGEYGVGRMAEPAEIVRFITEHSSARSGVLKGKRAIVTSGPTHEPVDPVRFLGNHASGKQGHAVAAALAAHGAEVTLISGPVQIPTPAGVKLVAVQTADEMHDAVMRALPADIFVGAAAVADWRMTHVSPHKIKKHGAVSKLTLELIPTRDILAEVAKHKMRPDLVIGFAAETDAVKDYARKKLQAKGSDFVLGNDVEGGKVFGADENTILFVTAKGETKWPKMSKLAVGEKLVQEIIESLSTSKKRKNAS
- the rfbA gene encoding glucose-1-phosphate thymidylyltransferase RfbA is translated as MKGIILLGGRGSRLYPVTNCINKHLLPVYDKPMVYYPLSTLMLGGIREYLMISSPEDLPQFKQLFGDGSRLGLKITYAEQAEPKGIAQAFTIGEKFIGKEPVTLILGDNIFYGDAIQQRLQSAISDNVGGTIFAYRVRDPQRFGVVSVDKNGKATKIIEKPKDPESNWAVTGLYVYNNDVIEIAKNLKPSGRGELEITDVNAEYLKRGSLNVKFWGRGLAWLDAGTHDSLLESGDFVRIVEKRQGQKLACLEEIAYRKGFISFEQFETIVANMPSSTYKSDAEAILKEEAELRAAA